One window from the genome of Bacillus tianshenii encodes:
- a CDS encoding YdcF family protein — protein sequence MRRYWKTGFIILIGWFLIHTALIVIDGLNDELKRVDAAVVLGNKVEENGEVSKRLQARLDRAVTLYEDGYFQHIIVSGGMGEEGFDEAKVMKDYLMKKGVADKQILVDSDGYNTALTAENARVIAEQFEFESVVVISQYFHISRTKLAFEKQGFNEVYGAHARYFEMRDLYSIVREFPAYYKYLFLSQ from the coding sequence ATGCGTCGATACTGGAAGACAGGCTTTATAATTCTGATAGGGTGGTTTCTGATTCATACAGCGCTGATCGTCATTGATGGGTTAAATGATGAATTGAAACGTGTGGATGCCGCAGTTGTGCTCGGCAATAAAGTAGAAGAAAATGGTGAAGTATCAAAGCGGCTACAGGCTCGATTGGACAGGGCAGTGACCTTGTATGAGGATGGTTACTTTCAGCATATAATCGTCAGCGGTGGGATGGGTGAGGAAGGGTTCGATGAGGCAAAAGTAATGAAAGACTATTTAATGAAGAAAGGTGTCGCAGATAAGCAAATACTTGTCGATTCAGACGGCTACAATACCGCCTTAACAGCTGAGAATGCAAGAGTAATAGCTGAGCAGTTCGAATTTGAATCGGTGGTCGTGATCAGTCAGTATTTTCATATTTCTAGAACGAAGCTTGCATTTGAAAAGCAAGGCTTCAACGAAGTATACGGAGCACATGCCCGCTATTTTGAAATGCGCGATTTGTATTCGATCGTGCGCGAGTTCCCTGCGTACTACAAGTATTTGTTTTTGTCGCAATAG
- the metC gene encoding cystathionine beta-lyase, giving the protein MSKHYTFQTSLLHNNHKVDPTTGAVSVPLIHSSTFHQTDIEQFGEYEYARGGNPTRKALEETIAQLEGGTAGFAFPSGMAAISTVFTLLSQGDHILVTEDVYGGTYRVVTQVLPRFGIEYTFVDMTKLEDVEKAIQPNTKVVYLETPSNPLLKVTDLKAVCEIAKAHNCYAFVDNTFLTPDIQRPLELGADVVVHSATKFLGGHSDIVAGLAVTNDDALAEQIGFLQNAFGSILGPNDCWLLLRGIKTLHVRMQQSVQSAEKITSFLASHPAVKNIFYPGLSSHPGNDIQYRQASNGGAVLSFELENQHAVKTFVEHCQLPVFAVSLGAVESILSYPRTMSHGSVPNDECDRCGITEGLLRLSVGLEDADDLIADFSQALSHVQDGAAV; this is encoded by the coding sequence ATGAGTAAACATTACACATTTCAAACATCACTTCTACACAACAACCATAAGGTAGACCCAACGACTGGAGCGGTAAGTGTTCCGTTAATCCACTCTTCTACTTTCCATCAAACTGACATTGAACAGTTCGGTGAATATGAATATGCAAGAGGCGGCAATCCAACTCGGAAGGCATTAGAAGAAACAATCGCACAGCTTGAAGGCGGCACAGCAGGCTTTGCCTTTCCATCTGGCATGGCCGCCATTTCCACGGTGTTCACCCTTCTATCACAAGGTGACCACATCTTAGTCACAGAGGATGTGTACGGCGGCACATATCGCGTTGTTACCCAAGTGCTGCCACGCTTTGGAATTGAGTATACGTTCGTCGATATGACAAAGCTTGAAGACGTCGAAAAAGCCATTCAGCCAAATACAAAGGTCGTTTACTTAGAAACCCCTTCAAATCCACTGTTGAAAGTGACCGACCTTAAGGCCGTATGTGAAATCGCCAAAGCACATAACTGTTATGCATTTGTCGATAATACGTTCTTAACGCCAGACATTCAGCGCCCACTCGAGCTCGGTGCAGATGTCGTCGTTCACAGTGCAACGAAATTTCTTGGCGGACATAGTGACATTGTGGCAGGGCTTGCCGTTACAAACGATGATGCACTTGCTGAACAGATCGGCTTTTTGCAAAATGCATTCGGTTCGATCCTAGGGCCAAATGACTGCTGGCTCTTGCTGCGCGGCATCAAAACATTACACGTCCGTATGCAGCAATCCGTCCAATCTGCTGAGAAAATCACAAGCTTTCTCGCCAGTCATCCAGCGGTCAAAAACATCTTTTACCCTGGGCTTTCATCACATCCTGGAAACGATATTCAATACCGTCAGGCAAGCAATGGCGGCGCTGTTCTTTCGTTTGAGCTTGAAAACCAGCATGCTGTGAAAACATTTGTGGAACATTGTCAGCTCCCTGTCTTTGCGGTCAGCCTCGGTGCTGTTGAATCTATTTTATCGTATCCACGGACAATGTCACACGGCTCAGTGCCAAATGATGAATGCGACCGCTGCGGCATCACTGAAGGCTTATTACGCCTATCGGTCGGGCTAGAAGATGCGGATGACTTAATCGCAGACTTCTCTCAAGCACTCTCGCATGTCCAAGATGGCGCCGCTGTCTAA
- a CDS encoding methionine biosynthesis PLP-dependent protein, which produces MTNWKIESILAQAGNRSETRTGTVGPPVYLSTAYRHEGIGKSTGYDYIRSGNPTRQALEETIAELEQGDAGFACSSGMAAIQTLFSIFEHGDEFVVSQDLYGGTYRLFEEGFRKWGFHFHYIQGDDPAAFEAHINEKTKAIFIETPTNPLMHEVSIPALAEVAHKHDLLLIVDNTFYTPCIQRPITDGADLVIHSATKYLGGHNDVLAGLIVAKGETLCEQIALYHNASGAVLSPFDSYLVLRGLKTLALRMRQHEENADALAAFLASHPDVTDVLRPKRGGMLSFRVHDEAVVGALLESFSLISFAESLGGAETFITYPATQTHMDIPEEIRSAYGVCNRLLRLSVGLEHADDLITDFKQAFENAKKAVQINE; this is translated from the coding sequence ATGACGAACTGGAAAATCGAAAGCATTCTTGCGCAGGCAGGAAACCGTTCAGAAACGAGAACAGGAACGGTCGGACCGCCTGTCTACTTATCAACTGCTTACCGGCACGAAGGAATTGGAAAATCAACCGGCTATGATTATATCCGTTCTGGGAACCCGACGCGGCAGGCTCTTGAAGAAACAATTGCAGAGCTCGAACAAGGAGATGCAGGCTTTGCCTGTAGCAGCGGTATGGCCGCTATTCAAACGTTATTCTCCATCTTTGAACACGGGGATGAATTTGTTGTTTCGCAAGATTTGTACGGCGGCACATACCGGTTATTTGAAGAGGGCTTTCGCAAGTGGGGCTTTCACTTTCATTACATACAAGGTGATGATCCTGCTGCGTTTGAAGCACACATTAACGAGAAGACGAAAGCGATTTTTATCGAAACGCCGACTAATCCGTTAATGCATGAAGTAAGCATTCCAGCATTAGCAGAAGTGGCGCATAAGCATGACCTGTTATTAATTGTCGACAATACGTTTTACACGCCATGCATTCAACGGCCGATTACCGATGGCGCCGACCTCGTCATTCATAGTGCAACGAAATATTTGGGCGGTCATAACGATGTACTAGCAGGCTTAATTGTTGCCAAAGGCGAGACACTGTGTGAGCAAATTGCTCTTTACCATAATGCATCTGGTGCAGTGCTGTCGCCGTTCGACTCTTACCTTGTCTTACGCGGACTGAAAACCTTGGCACTGCGGATGAGACAGCATGAAGAAAATGCCGATGCGCTCGCAGCGTTTCTCGCTTCACACCCTGATGTCACAGATGTGCTTCGTCCAAAGCGCGGCGGCATGCTTTCATTTCGTGTTCATGACGAAGCAGTTGTCGGCGCTCTGTTAGAAAGCTTTTCACTTATCAGCTTTGCGGAAAGCTTAGGCGGTGCTGAAACATTTATCACGTATCCTGCTACGCAAACGCATATGGATATTCCTGAAGAAATACGAAGTGCTTATGGGGTGTGCAACCGACTGTTAAGGCTGTCTGTCGGACTTGAACACGCTGATGACCTGATAACTGACTTCAAACAAGCTTTCGAAAATGCAAAAAAGGCGGTGCAAATCAATGAGTAA